In a genomic window of Mus pahari chromosome 8, PAHARI_EIJ_v1.1, whole genome shotgun sequence:
- the Gmfb gene encoding glia maturation factor beta isoform X2, which translates to MSESLVVCDVAEDLVEKLRKFRFRKETHNAAIIMKIDKDKRLVVLDEELEGVSPDELKDELPERQPRFIVYSYKYQHDDGRVSYPLCFIFSSPVGCKPEQQMMYAGSKNKLVQTAELTKVFEIRNTEDLTEEWLREKLGFFH; encoded by the exons ATG AGTGAGTCTTTGGTGGTTTGTGATGTTGCTGAAGATTTAGTGGAAAAGCTGAGAAAGTTTCGTTTTCGAAAAGAAACCCACAATGCTGCTATTATAA TGAAGATTGACAAGGATAAACGCCTGGTGGTGCTGGATGAGGAACTTGAG GGTGTCTCTCCAGATGAACTTAAAGATGAACTACCTGAGCGGCAACCTCG CTTCATTGTGTATAGTTATAAATACCAACATGATGATGGCAGAGTCTCGTACcctctctgctttattttctccAGTCCTGTCG GGTGCAAGCCTGAGCAGCAGATGATGTATGCTGGGAGTAAGAACAAGCTAGTCCAGACTGCGGAGCTAACCAAG gtATTTGAAATAAGAAACACTGAAGATCTAACTGAAGAATGGTTACGTGAGAAACTTGGATTTTTCCACTAA
- the Gmfb gene encoding glia maturation factor beta isoform X1 produces MSESLVVCDVAEDLVEKLRKFRFRKETHNAAIIMKIDKDKRLVVLDEELEGVSPDELKDELPERQPRTFIVYSYKYQHDDGRVSYPLCFIFSSPVGCKPEQQMMYAGSKNKLVQTAELTKVFEIRNTEDLTEEWLREKLGFFH; encoded by the exons ATG AGTGAGTCTTTGGTGGTTTGTGATGTTGCTGAAGATTTAGTGGAAAAGCTGAGAAAGTTTCGTTTTCGAAAAGAAACCCACAATGCTGCTATTATAA TGAAGATTGACAAGGATAAACGCCTGGTGGTGCTGGATGAGGAACTTGAG GGTGTCTCTCCAGATGAACTTAAAGATGAACTACCTGAGCGGCAACCTCG AACCTTCATTGTGTATAGTTATAAATACCAACATGATGATGGCAGAGTCTCGTACcctctctgctttattttctccAGTCCTGTCG GGTGCAAGCCTGAGCAGCAGATGATGTATGCTGGGAGTAAGAACAAGCTAGTCCAGACTGCGGAGCTAACCAAG gtATTTGAAATAAGAAACACTGAAGATCTAACTGAAGAATGGTTACGTGAGAAACTTGGATTTTTCCACTAA